A part of Pantoea vagans genomic DNA contains:
- the xerC gene encoding tyrosine recombinase XerC gives MSSGLQEAVDGFLRYLKVERQLSPLTQSSYARQLAALVAIADEMKLGSWAQLEPAQVRSMAARSRRAGLSASSLALRLSALRSFLDWQVSQGLLSANPAKGVMTPRKARHLPKNIDVDEVNQLLEIDLNDPLAVRDRAMLEVMYGGGLRLSELVNMDCRHVDLDSGEVWVVGKGSKERRVPIGRTAVTWIQHWLPLRENFGGQDDALFLSTRGNRISPRNVQKRFAGWGVRQGVASHIHPHKLRHSFATHLLESSGDLRAVQELLGHANLSTTQIYTHLDFQHLASVYDAAHPRAKRGKNE, from the coding sequence ATGAGCAGCGGACTGCAGGAGGCCGTCGACGGATTTCTGCGCTACCTGAAAGTGGAGCGCCAGCTGAGTCCGTTAACCCAGAGCAGCTATGCGCGCCAGCTTGCCGCGCTGGTGGCAATTGCGGATGAGATGAAGCTCGGCAGCTGGGCACAGCTGGAACCGGCACAGGTGCGCAGTATGGCGGCACGCAGCCGTCGCGCCGGACTTTCTGCCAGCAGCCTCGCGCTGCGCCTCTCCGCCCTGCGCAGTTTTCTCGACTGGCAGGTAAGCCAGGGTCTGCTCTCCGCCAATCCGGCCAAAGGGGTGATGACGCCGCGTAAAGCGCGCCATCTGCCTAAAAATATCGATGTGGATGAAGTGAATCAGCTGCTGGAGATCGACCTTAACGATCCGCTGGCGGTGCGTGATCGCGCGATGCTGGAAGTGATGTATGGCGGCGGGCTGCGTCTCTCCGAGCTGGTGAATATGGATTGCCGCCACGTCGACCTCGATTCCGGCGAAGTGTGGGTCGTGGGTAAGGGCAGCAAAGAGCGCCGGGTGCCGATTGGTCGCACGGCAGTCACCTGGATCCAGCACTGGCTGCCGCTGCGTGAAAACTTTGGCGGCCAGGATGATGCGCTGTTCCTGTCGACGCGCGGCAACCGCATCTCCCCCCGTAACGTGCAGAAACGCTTTGCCGGATGGGGCGTCAGACAGGGTGTGGCGAGCCATATCCATCCGCATAAGCTGCGACACTCTTTTGCCACGCATCTGCTGGAATCCAGCGGCGACCTGCGCGCCGTGCAGGAGTTGCTGGGGCATGCGAACCTCTCGACGACCCAGATCTACACCCATCTCGACTTCCAGCATCTGGCTTCGGTGTATGACGCTGCGCATCCCCGCGCCAAACGAGGAAAGAACGAATGA
- a CDS encoding DUF484 domain-containing protein, with protein sequence MKNIEEQADSSVLLDDQAVSDYLRQNPDFFIRNAREVEQMAVPHPVRGSVSLVEWHMARQRNHIQRLEEEITLLMEQASANHELFDRLLSLESHLAAADSLQDMLNRLHRWARELGLAGANVRLFSDKWLLGAPSDFFQLSLSRQAFEPLRIQRFGNQHHYLGNINGPELLLLLPQAKAIGSVAMSLMGEEGDLGVLVFSSRDSQHYQSGMGTLLLQHLSQMMPGLLSRWVERA encoded by the coding sequence ATGAAAAATATCGAAGAGCAGGCTGACAGTTCGGTTCTGCTGGACGATCAGGCCGTCAGTGATTATCTGCGGCAGAATCCCGATTTCTTCATCCGTAATGCCCGTGAAGTTGAACAGATGGCGGTGCCGCATCCGGTGCGCGGCAGCGTGTCACTGGTCGAGTGGCATATGGCGCGGCAACGCAACCACATTCAGCGGCTGGAAGAAGAGATCACGCTGCTGATGGAGCAGGCCAGCGCGAACCATGAGCTGTTTGACCGTTTGCTGTCGCTGGAAAGTCATCTGGCCGCGGCTGATTCGCTGCAGGATATGCTCAACCGTCTGCATCGCTGGGCGCGTGAGCTGGGCCTGGCGGGTGCCAATGTGCGGCTGTTCAGCGACAAATGGCTGCTGGGTGCCCCCTCCGATTTCTTCCAGCTGAGCCTGTCGCGTCAGGCGTTTGAGCCGCTGCGTATTCAGCGTTTCGGCAACCAGCACCACTATCTCGGTAATATCAATGGGCCGGAACTGCTGCTGCTGCTACCACAGGCCAAAGCAATTGGCTCGGTTGCGATGTCGCTGATGGGCGAAGAGGGCGATCTCGGCGTGCTGGTGTTCAGCAGCCGTGACAGCCAGCACTATCAGTCGGGCATGGGAACGCTGCTGTTGCAGCACCTGTCACAGATGATGCCTGGCCTGCTTTCCCGCTGGGTTGAGCGCGCATGA
- the dapF gene encoding diaminopimelate epimerase codes for MQFSKMHGLGNDFMVVDAVTQNVFFSPELIRRLADRHLGIGFDQLLIVEPPYDPDLDFHYRIFNADGSEVAQCGNGARCFARFVQLKGLTNKSDIRVSTQNGRMVLTVTPDDHVRVNMGEPNFEPQQVPFRANKAENLYLLRVAEQTVMLGAVSMGNPHCVIQVESVKTAQVELLGPILESHERFPDRVNVGFMEIINPEHIRLRVYERGAGETQACGSGACAAVACGIQQGILAPKVRVDLPGGTLHISWKGAGQPLYMTGPATHVYDGFIHL; via the coding sequence ATGCAGTTCTCCAAAATGCACGGTCTCGGCAACGATTTTATGGTTGTGGATGCGGTGACACAAAACGTCTTCTTTTCGCCGGAATTGATCCGCCGGCTGGCCGATCGTCATCTGGGGATCGGTTTTGATCAGCTGCTGATTGTTGAACCGCCTTACGATCCCGATCTCGATTTTCACTATCGCATTTTCAACGCTGACGGCAGTGAAGTGGCCCAGTGCGGTAACGGTGCGCGCTGTTTTGCCCGCTTTGTTCAGCTGAAAGGGCTGACCAACAAAAGCGATATCCGGGTCAGTACCCAGAATGGCCGCATGGTGTTAACCGTGACGCCTGACGATCACGTGCGCGTGAACATGGGCGAGCCCAACTTTGAGCCTCAGCAGGTGCCGTTCCGCGCTAACAAAGCTGAAAATCTCTATCTGCTGCGCGTGGCCGAACAGACGGTGATGCTGGGTGCGGTGTCGATGGGGAATCCCCACTGCGTCATCCAGGTGGAAAGTGTTAAAACCGCGCAGGTTGAACTGCTTGGCCCGATTCTGGAGAGCCACGAGCGCTTCCCAGATCGCGTTAATGTCGGTTTTATGGAGATCATCAATCCCGAACATATCCGGCTGCGCGTCTACGAACGCGGAGCGGGTGAAACGCAGGCGTGCGGCAGCGGCGCCTGTGCTGCCGTTGCATGTGGCATTCAGCAGGGCATTCTGGCACCGAAAGTGCGTGTCGATCTGCCTGGCGGGACGCTGCATATCTCCTGGAAAGGCGCCGGTCAGCCGCTCTATATGACCGGGCCTGCGACACATGTCTACGATGGGTTTATTCATCTATGA
- the lptM gene encoding LPS translocon maturation chaperone LptM, with amino-acid sequence MKKVISLLAMTLAVISLAGCGLKGPLYFPPKDQPKKQQAPTERQKADATKADVGGLVTGNSGVKAN; translated from the coding sequence ATGAAGAAAGTAATAAGCCTGTTGGCCATGACACTGGCAGTAATCAGCCTTGCAGGTTGTGGTCTGAAAGGACCGCTCTACTTCCCGCCGAAGGACCAGCCGAAGAAACAACAAGCCCCAACCGAACGCCAGAAAGCGGATGCCACTAAAGCCGATGTCGGCGGGCTGGTGACCGGCAATTCAGGCGTAAAAGCGAACTAA
- a CDS encoding class I adenylate cyclase, producing the protein MYLYIETLKQRLDAINQLRVDRALAAMGPAFQRVYSLLPTLLHYQHPQMPGYLEGSVPHGISFFTPDENQRQLLADLTGDSDLRHADAPKGEMPITAIYSMGSTSSVGQNSISDLDIWVCHQSWLDNEERLNLQRKCTLLQKWCVSMGVEVSFFLIDENRFRHNESGSLGGEDCGSTQHILLLDEFYRTAVRMAGKRLLWNMVPGEEEHHYDDYVMSLYAKGVLTPNEWLDLGGLGTLSAEEYFGASLWQLYKSIDSPYKAVLKTLLLEAYSWEYPNTQLLAMDIKQRLHDGEIICFGLDPYCMMLERVTHYLTSVDDQPRLDLVRRCFYLKVCEKLSTDDHQQRTGWRREILSQLVKEWGWNEEKIAILDNRAGWKIERVREAHNELLDAMMQSYRNLIRFARRNNLSVSASPQDIGVLTRKLYAAFEALPGKVTLVNPQISPDLSEPNLTFIHVPPGRANRSGWYLYNQAPDMDSIISHQPLEYNRYLNKLVAWAWFNGLLTRKTRLHIKGNEICDLARLQELVNDVSSHFPLRLPSPTPKALYSPCEIRHLAIIVNLEHDPTAAFRNQVVHFDFRKLDVFSFGQQQQCLIGSIDLLYRNSWNEVRTLHFSGEQAMIEGLKTILGKMHQDAAPPDTVEVFCYSQHLRGLIRTRVQQLVSECIELRLSSTRQEPGRFKALRMAGETWGLFFERMSVSVQKLENAVEFYGAISNNKLHGLSIKVETNQTPLPPVVNGYASEGIIQFFFENTTDERGFNIYILDESNRVEVYHHCEGSKEELVRDVSRFYSSSHDRFTYGSSFINFNLPQFYQIVNTGERFQVIPFRSQTLTQLCTTQPDNDNSDYQPRYQVH; encoded by the coding sequence TTGTACCTCTACATTGAGACACTGAAACAGAGACTGGATGCAATCAACCAGCTGCGCGTTGATCGTGCGCTGGCTGCCATGGGACCCGCTTTTCAGCGCGTCTACAGTCTGCTGCCAACCTTATTACATTATCAACATCCGCAGATGCCGGGTTACCTTGAAGGTAGCGTTCCACATGGCATCAGCTTCTTCACGCCTGATGAAAATCAACGCCAGCTGCTGGCCGACCTCACCGGCGACAGCGATCTGCGCCATGCCGATGCGCCGAAAGGCGAAATGCCGATCACCGCTATCTACTCTATGGGCAGCACCTCGTCTGTCGGCCAGAACAGCATCTCCGATCTTGATATCTGGGTCTGCCATCAATCCTGGCTCGATAATGAAGAGCGCCTGAATCTGCAGCGCAAATGCACGCTGTTGCAGAAGTGGTGCGTCTCAATGGGCGTGGAAGTCAGTTTCTTCCTGATTGACGAGAACCGCTTCCGTCACAACGAAAGCGGCAGCCTGGGCGGTGAAGATTGCGGTTCAACCCAGCACATTTTACTGCTGGATGAGTTTTACCGTACCGCGGTTCGTATGGCGGGCAAACGCCTCCTGTGGAATATGGTGCCGGGCGAAGAAGAGCATCATTACGACGACTACGTGATGTCGCTGTATGCCAAAGGCGTGCTGACACCCAATGAGTGGCTTGACCTGGGCGGCCTGGGCACGCTGTCGGCGGAAGAGTATTTCGGTGCCAGCTTGTGGCAGCTCTATAAAAGTATCGACTCGCCTTACAAAGCCGTATTGAAAACGCTGCTGCTGGAAGCCTACAGCTGGGAATACCCGAACACGCAGCTGCTGGCGATGGATATTAAACAGCGACTGCACGACGGCGAAATCATCTGCTTCGGACTTGATCCTTACTGCATGATGCTGGAGCGCGTTACGCACTACCTTACCAGCGTTGACGATCAGCCGCGCCTTGACCTGGTGCGTCGCTGCTTCTATCTCAAAGTGTGTGAAAAGCTCAGCACCGACGATCATCAGCAACGCACCGGCTGGCGTCGCGAGATTTTATCGCAGCTGGTGAAAGAGTGGGGCTGGAACGAAGAGAAGATTGCCATTCTGGACAACCGCGCCGGATGGAAAATCGAGCGGGTGCGCGAAGCCCATAACGAATTGCTGGATGCGATGATGCAGAGTTATCGCAATCTGATCCGCTTTGCCCGTCGCAATAACTTAAGCGTCAGCGCCAGCCCGCAGGATATCGGTGTATTGACCCGTAAACTGTATGCCGCGTTTGAAGCGCTGCCGGGCAAAGTGACGCTGGTGAATCCACAGATTTCGCCCGATCTCTCTGAACCGAATCTGACCTTTATTCATGTGCCGCCTGGCCGCGCCAACCGTTCCGGCTGGTATCTCTATAACCAGGCACCAGATATGGATTCGATCATCAGCCATCAGCCGCTGGAATATAACCGCTATCTGAACAAGCTGGTGGCGTGGGCGTGGTTCAATGGCCTGCTGACCCGTAAAACCCGGCTGCATATTAAAGGCAATGAGATTTGCGACCTGGCGCGTCTGCAGGAGCTGGTTAACGATGTTTCCAGCCACTTCCCGCTGCGCCTGCCTTCGCCGACGCCAAAAGCGCTCTACAGCCCGTGCGAAATCCGGCACCTCGCGATTATTGTTAATCTTGAGCACGATCCGACGGCGGCCTTCCGCAATCAGGTGGTGCACTTCGACTTCCGCAAACTGGATGTCTTTAGCTTTGGTCAGCAGCAGCAGTGCCTGATTGGCAGCATCGATCTGCTCTATCGCAACTCCTGGAATGAAGTGCGTACGCTGCACTTCAGCGGCGAACAGGCGATGATCGAAGGGCTGAAAACTATTCTCGGCAAGATGCATCAGGATGCCGCACCGCCGGATACGGTAGAAGTATTCTGCTACAGCCAGCATCTGCGCGGGCTGATTCGCACGCGCGTGCAGCAGCTGGTCTCTGAATGCATTGAGCTGCGCCTCTCCAGCACGCGTCAGGAGCCGGGCCGCTTTAAAGCGCTGCGCATGGCGGGTGAGACCTGGGGTCTGTTCTTTGAACGCATGAGTGTCTCGGTGCAGAAGCTGGAAAACGCCGTGGAATTTTATGGCGCGATCTCCAACAACAAGCTGCATGGGTTGTCGATCAAAGTCGAAACGAATCAGACGCCGCTGCCACCGGTAGTGAACGGCTATGCCAGCGAAGGCATCATTCAGTTCTTCTTTGAAAACACCACGGATGAGCGCGGCTTCAACATCTACATCCTCGATGAGAGCAATCGGGTTGAGGTTTATCATCACTGTGAAGGCAGCAAAGAGGAGCTGGTGCGCGACGTCAGCCGCTTCTACTCCTCGTCACACGATCGCTTTACCTATGGCTCAAGCTTTATCAACTTCAACCTGCCGCAGTTCTACCAGATTGTGAACACCGGTGAGCGATTCCAGGTGATCCCGTTCCGGAGTCAGACGCTGACGCAGCTCTGTACAACGCAGCCTGACAACGACAACAGCGACTATCAACCGCGCTATCAGGTGCATTGA
- the hemC gene encoding hydroxymethylbilane synthase: protein MLDKIFRIATRQSPLALWQAHYVQQRLMSAHPGLRVELVPMVTKGDIILDTPLAKVGGKGLFVKELELAMQDGRADMAVHSMKDVPVSFPEGLGLVTICERDDPRDAFVSHHYDSIDSLPQGAIVGTSSLRRQCQISARRPDLVIRSLRGNVGTRLGKLDAGEYDAIILAVAGLKRLGLEDRIRQALPAEVSLPAVGQGAVGIECRLDDTTLISLLQALNHDDTEVCVRAERAMNTRLEGGCQVPIGSFAVLEGDDLWLRGMVGAPDGRVMVSGERRGPRAQAEQMGISLADELLNGGAREILKEVYQGQPPA from the coding sequence ATGTTAGACAAAATTTTCAGAATTGCTACAAGACAAAGCCCGCTCGCATTATGGCAGGCACATTATGTACAGCAACGACTCATGAGTGCCCATCCGGGACTGCGCGTTGAGCTGGTGCCTATGGTCACCAAAGGTGACATTATCCTTGATACGCCGCTGGCAAAAGTCGGTGGCAAAGGGCTGTTTGTCAAAGAGCTTGAGCTGGCAATGCAGGATGGCCGTGCCGATATGGCAGTGCATTCTATGAAAGATGTGCCGGTCAGTTTCCCTGAAGGTCTGGGCCTGGTGACCATCTGCGAGCGCGACGATCCGCGCGATGCGTTCGTTTCTCATCATTATGACTCCATTGATTCGCTGCCACAGGGCGCCATTGTCGGCACCTCCAGCCTGCGTCGTCAGTGCCAGATTAGCGCGCGCCGTCCGGATCTGGTGATCCGCTCGCTGCGTGGCAACGTCGGCACCCGCCTCGGCAAACTTGATGCCGGCGAGTATGACGCGATCATTCTTGCCGTCGCCGGGCTGAAGCGTCTGGGGCTGGAAGATCGCATTCGCCAGGCATTGCCTGCCGAAGTCTCCCTGCCCGCCGTGGGTCAGGGTGCGGTCGGCATTGAATGCCGTCTGGACGACACCACCTTAATCAGCCTGTTACAGGCGCTGAATCACGATGACACCGAAGTTTGTGTCAGAGCGGAACGCGCCATGAATACCCGCTTAGAGGGTGGCTGCCAGGTGCCAATTGGCAGTTTTGCGGTGCTGGAAGGCGATGACCTCTGGCTGCGCGGCATGGTCGGCGCGCCCGATGGCCGGGTGATGGTCAGCGGCGAACGTCGTGGTCCACGCGCGCAGGCAGAACAGATGGGCATTTCACTGGCCGATGAACTGCTGAATGGCGGCGCGCGTGAAATCCTGAAAGAGGTCTACCAGGGGCAGCCGCCGGCATGA
- the hemD gene encoding uroporphyrinogen-III synthase: MTILVTRPEPAAAELVSRLHALGKQAWSLPLIEFAPGADLDSLPHRLAGLRAGDLVFILSQQVIHYAQHAIKAWPTELDYYAIGRSTALAFHTVSGQQVTWPHAHETSEELIRINTLQQVAGKRALILRGDPGRELLAETLTRRGAEVTFAACYQRCQKHYDGPVEGRRWRDRGVSVLVVTSGEMLQQLFSLFPAVDREEWLLNCRLIVVSERLATLAAGLGWQDIQVADGADNDALLRALR; the protein is encoded by the coding sequence ATGACCATCCTGGTGACGCGCCCGGAACCCGCAGCGGCAGAGCTGGTGTCACGCCTGCATGCCCTTGGCAAACAGGCGTGGAGCCTGCCGCTGATTGAATTTGCACCGGGCGCTGACCTCGATTCCCTGCCTCACAGGCTCGCCGGACTTCGTGCTGGCGACCTCGTCTTTATTCTTTCTCAGCAGGTTATTCACTACGCACAGCACGCGATCAAAGCATGGCCCACTGAGCTGGACTATTATGCAATTGGTCGCAGCACCGCGCTGGCGTTTCACACCGTCAGCGGACAGCAGGTGACCTGGCCTCATGCGCATGAAACCAGTGAGGAATTGATCAGGATAAACACGCTTCAGCAGGTTGCCGGTAAACGTGCGCTGATTCTGCGTGGCGATCCTGGACGCGAATTGCTGGCGGAGACATTAACCCGGCGAGGTGCTGAGGTAACGTTTGCTGCCTGCTACCAGCGCTGCCAGAAGCATTATGACGGGCCGGTTGAAGGCCGCCGCTGGCGCGATCGCGGCGTCTCTGTGCTGGTGGTGACCAGCGGTGAAATGTTACAACAGCTTTTTTCGCTATTCCCCGCGGTTGATCGCGAGGAATGGCTGCTCAACTGCCGACTGATAGTCGTCAGTGAACGTTTGGCTACCCTGGCCGCAGGATTGGGTTGGCAGGATATTCAGGTAGCCGATGGTGCCGATAACGATGCGCTGCTGCGCGCGTTACGCTGA
- the hemX gene encoding uroporphyrinogen-III C-methyltransferase has protein sequence MTEQKDSSAMVEETTPAVDRSPSSNSTPPRNAKNGGMVLGAVAIVIALAIGAGLYLNGKHQADLQAQTNQKLSDQLSALQQQASSDKQQLTQQLSGAETALQTAQQQQTASAKELETLREKVAVISGNDVRSWLLAQADYLVKLAGRKLWSDQDVTTAAALLKSADASLADMNDPSVMNVRRALTQDISNLSSVTQVDYDGVILKLNQLSNNVDNLRLADNDSDDAPMDSDGGELSGSVREWRQNLVKSWHNFMDDFITIRRRDNTAQPLLAPNQDVYLRENIRSRLLIAAQAVPRHQDEIYKQSIDTVSAWVRAWYDTNDAATKAFLAQLDELSQQNINMDLPDNLESQPLLEQLMQTRVRNLLAQPSAAANQQGG, from the coding sequence ATGACGGAACAAAAAGACTCCTCCGCCATGGTTGAAGAAACCACCCCAGCGGTCGACCGCTCTCCTTCCAGCAACAGCACACCACCGCGTAATGCGAAAAATGGTGGCATGGTGTTGGGTGCAGTTGCGATTGTCATCGCGCTGGCGATAGGTGCGGGTTTATACCTTAACGGGAAACATCAGGCTGATTTACAGGCACAAACCAATCAGAAGCTGAGCGATCAGTTAAGCGCGTTGCAGCAGCAGGCCAGCAGCGATAAACAGCAGCTGACACAGCAACTGAGTGGCGCTGAAACTGCCCTGCAGACGGCACAGCAGCAGCAGACCGCGTCAGCAAAAGAGCTGGAAACGCTGCGTGAAAAAGTGGCGGTGATTTCTGGCAACGACGTGCGCAGCTGGCTGCTGGCACAGGCGGACTATCTGGTGAAACTGGCTGGCCGCAAACTCTGGAGCGATCAGGATGTTACTACCGCCGCGGCACTGCTGAAAAGCGCCGATGCCAGCCTGGCTGACATGAACGATCCCAGCGTCATGAATGTGCGTCGTGCGCTGACCCAGGATATCAGTAACCTCTCTTCCGTTACGCAGGTCGACTACGACGGCGTGATCCTCAAACTGAATCAGCTGTCGAACAACGTTGATAATCTGCGTCTGGCCGACAACGACAGCGATGATGCGCCGATGGACAGCGATGGCGGCGAACTCTCAGGTTCCGTGCGCGAATGGCGTCAGAATCTGGTGAAAAGCTGGCATAACTTTATGGATGACTTTATTACCATCCGCCGCCGCGATAACACTGCACAGCCGCTGCTGGCACCGAATCAGGATGTTTACCTGCGTGAGAATATCCGCTCGCGTCTGCTAATCGCTGCTCAGGCCGTACCGCGTCATCAGGATGAGATTTATAAACAATCTATCGACACCGTGTCCGCCTGGGTTCGCGCCTGGTACGATACCAACGATGCCGCCACCAAAGCCTTCCTTGCCCAGCTGGATGAGCTGAGCCAGCAGAACATCAATATGGATCTGCCGGATAACCTGGAAAGTCAGCCATTGCTGGAACAGCTGATGCAGACCCGCGTGCGTAACCTGTTAGCGCAACCTTCTGCCGCTGCTAATCAGCAGGGAGGCTAA
- the hemY gene encoding protoheme IX biogenesis protein HemY, translating to MLKVFILFILLIAGVVLGPMIAGHQGYVLIQTDNWNIETSVTGLVIILIISLLVILAVEWLLRRVLHTGARTRGWFTGRKRRRAQRHTQSALMKLAEGDHRQVEKLLSKDADHADVPVANYLLAAEAAQQRGDEIRANQHLERAAELSESNTIPVEIARARIQLARNEDHAARHSIDRLLEVAPRHPEVLRLAEQAYVRTGAWSALLDILPAMQKAQVGDELHRDALQQQAWLGLMNQAMADQGSDGLKRWWSTLSRKTRQDTTLQVAMADHLIECNDHDTAQSIVLEGLKRHYDDRLVLLMPRIKSGNPEALEKALRQQIKQHGATPLLHSTLGQLLMRHGEWQQAADALQQALAQRPDAFDYAWLADVYDRLHRPEEAAKMRREGLLLTLKNNPNA from the coding sequence ATGCTTAAGGTATTTATCCTCTTTATCCTGCTGATTGCTGGCGTAGTGCTGGGGCCGATGATTGCCGGTCATCAGGGCTATGTGCTGATTCAGACCGATAACTGGAACATCGAAACCAGCGTCACCGGCCTGGTGATTATCCTTATCATCAGCCTGCTGGTGATTCTGGCGGTGGAATGGCTGCTGCGCCGCGTGCTGCACACCGGGGCGCGTACCCGCGGCTGGTTTACCGGCCGTAAGCGCCGTCGCGCCCAGCGTCATACCCAGTCTGCGCTGATGAAGCTGGCAGAAGGCGACCACCGTCAGGTGGAGAAACTGCTGTCTAAAGATGCCGATCACGCCGATGTGCCGGTAGCCAACTATCTTCTGGCAGCCGAAGCCGCCCAGCAGCGTGGCGATGAGATCCGTGCCAATCAGCATCTTGAACGTGCCGCTGAGCTGTCTGAAAGCAATACCATCCCGGTTGAAATTGCCCGCGCTCGTATTCAGCTGGCCCGTAACGAAGATCATGCGGCGCGGCACAGCATTGACCGTCTGCTGGAAGTGGCTCCGCGTCACCCTGAAGTGCTGCGCCTGGCCGAACAGGCGTATGTCCGTACGGGTGCCTGGAGTGCATTGCTGGATATTCTGCCTGCTATGCAGAAGGCGCAGGTCGGTGATGAGCTCCATCGTGATGCGTTACAGCAGCAGGCCTGGCTGGGTCTGATGAATCAGGCAATGGCCGATCAGGGCAGTGATGGCCTGAAGCGCTGGTGGAGCACGCTGAGCCGCAAAACCCGTCAGGATACGACCCTGCAGGTGGCAATGGCGGATCATCTGATTGAGTGCAACGATCACGACACCGCACAGTCGATCGTGCTGGAAGGCCTCAAGCGTCATTATGACGATCGTCTGGTACTGCTGATGCCGCGCATCAAAAGCGGCAATCCGGAAGCGCTGGAGAAGGCATTACGCCAGCAGATCAAACAGCATGGCGCAACGCCGTTGCTGCACAGTACGCTGGGACAGCTGCTGATGCGTCATGGTGAGTGGCAGCAGGCAGCAGACGCGCTGCAGCAGGCGCTGGCACAGCGTCCGGATGCGTTTGATTATGCGTGGCTGGCGGATGTTTATGATCGTCTGCATCGTCCGGAAGAGGCCGCGAAGATGCGCCGTGAAGGATTGTTGCTGACGCTGAAGAATAATCCCAACGCCTGA
- the wecG gene encoding lipopolysaccharide N-acetylmannosaminouronosyltransferase, with the protein MTTLTETPQYRIRGVDLYGFENMPSAVNFLMPPQSVRSGILVAINAEKILTAERDEGLRTLLAQAEYAYADGISIVRSIRKKYPQASVQRIAGADLWEALMERAGREGTPVFLIGGRQQVLDETCDKLRRQWNVDIVGAQDGYFAPADQDALFARIAASGAKLVTVALGSPRQELLMLACRAYWPDALYMGVGGTYDVFTGHVKRAPKIWQRLGLEWLYRLIRQPSRLRRQLKLLKYLRYHWRGDL; encoded by the coding sequence ATGACAACGTTAACTGAGACGCCGCAGTACCGTATTCGCGGCGTTGATTTGTATGGCTTCGAAAACATGCCGTCGGCAGTGAATTTTCTGATGCCGCCGCAGAGCGTTCGCAGCGGTATTTTAGTGGCCATCAATGCGGAGAAGATCCTGACCGCTGAGCGGGATGAAGGATTGCGCACGCTGTTAGCGCAGGCGGAATATGCGTATGCCGATGGCATCAGCATCGTGCGCTCGATTCGTAAAAAGTATCCGCAGGCGTCGGTGCAGCGCATTGCGGGTGCTGATTTATGGGAAGCGCTGATGGAACGCGCCGGGCGTGAAGGGACGCCGGTGTTTCTTATCGGCGGTCGCCAGCAGGTGCTGGATGAAACCTGCGATAAGTTACGTCGTCAGTGGAATGTAGATATTGTCGGCGCGCAGGATGGCTATTTTGCGCCAGCCGATCAGGATGCGCTGTTTGCCCGGATTGCGGCCAGCGGTGCGAAGCTGGTGACCGTCGCGCTGGGCTCGCCACGTCAGGAGCTGCTGATGCTGGCGTGCCGTGCGTACTGGCCTGATGCCCTCTATATGGGCGTGGGCGGAACCTACGATGTTTTCACCGGCCATGTGAAGCGCGCGCCTAAAATCTGGCAACGGCTGGGGCTGGAGTGGCTTTATCGTCTGATTCGGCAGCCAAGCCGCCTGCGCAGGCAATTAAAACTGCTTAAATATTTGCGCTATCACTGGCGTGGCGATCTCTGA